The Spirulina subsalsa PCC 9445 region TTTGTGAGATAATAGGGAAATACTGTAGGGTGATTAACACTAAATTTGACCAAGTTAAGAGATTTCCTAAGCGACAAAAAGTAAGCTACACCAGATAGAAACAGAAGGCAGTCAATCTCAATGGGCAGTCTACAGCAATCCTAAATAGTTTAGGGTAGAGGGAATTGATAAATCCCCCTACCGTATGGATTGAATTCCCCAACACATTACAACTCAAATAAACTGGGAGGGGAAGGGAGCAATGCGTTTCGGATAATTCGTTCTTAACTGAGTCTTCTACTTTACAACTCTTAAAAATCACTGAGATTATGTTTGGAAAACTGCGACTCCGCCAAAGAATTTTACTTGGCTATTTTTTACCCATTGTTGCATTTTTGTTAACCACATTATGGGTAGCTTCCAGCACTCAAACCATTATGTTGAACTTTAACCGCGTCAGTTTCATTGCAGATGTTATTGATAAAGTTCATCACCTCGAACTGGCTCACTTAAGAATGTCTAATGGAACAAGGGGCTATCTTTTAGAACCCGAATCGTCTTTTTTGGATAGAAAAATTCAAGGTCGTAACTTTTTTCAAGAAACGGTTGATTTACTCAACGAAAGTCAATATAGCGTTGATTTTGCGCAACAATATTTTTCCGGTCGTGATTTTGATGAATTGGTGGACTTAAGGCAACAATATGAAAAGGTGATGAGTTTAATCACCCAACAGGAGCAAAAGCGAAATGAAATGATTGCCTTCCGGCAGCAGGGAAATATTGAGTTGGCGAATCAAACCTTTATTGAACATACTGGGGAAGAGATTAACCAAGAGTTTCAACGTATTAATAATCGCCTCCATGAGATGTATCAACGGATGGTGCTAGAAGAGCAACAGGTGGTTCAACAAGCTTTAGGCACCTTATTCACAGGATTTGTGTTCTTAGCTATTATCATTGGTGGAGGGGCTGGTATCGCTTTATGGTGGATTGCCACCCAATTAACGCGCACGATTTACCGGGCGGCGCGACAAATTCTCGCCTCTACAGGGGAAATTGCCACGACACTGGAGCAACAAGCCTCTACAGCCAGCACTCAGGCGGCCTCGGTGAATGAGACAACAACAACCATGGACGAGTTAACCAACTCTGCTCAAACCTCGGCCGCCCAAGCGAAAGCGGCGACTCATGCCGCCCAAGAAGCTTTAGCGTTAACGGAACAGGGAAATCAGGCTGTAATCGCTACTCTGGCTAATATGCAGCATTTACAGGGTAAAGTGCAGGCGATCGCACAGCAAATTAAGCGCCTGAGTGAACAAAATCAACAAATTGGTACTATTGCCCAACTGGTCAGCAATTTATCTTATCAAACCAATATGTTGGCCTTAAATGCTTCAGTGGAGGCCGTGAGGGCAGGAGAATATGGCAAAGGCTTTTCAGTAGTGGCCACAGAAATCCGCAAGTTAGCTGATAGTAGCAAACAGTCAGCAGAACAAATTCATCGTTTAGTGGGAGATATTCAGGGGGCAATTCATTCCACCGTGACGGCAACGGAAGAGGGAACCAATACGGCGGAAAGTGGCATTGAACGGGTGGAAGAAACGGCGAAAGTGTTTGTTGGGGTTCAAAAAGCGGTGAGTCATGTGGTGGAAAGCAATCAACAAATTGCTTTAAATATTCAACAGCAAGTCCGAGCCGTTCAGCAGGTTTTTGAAGCCATGAGTTTGTTAAATCGCAGTTCTCAAGATACGGCGAAAGGGATTGAACAAACTCATGGAGAAATGTCTCAGTTAAATGAGGCTGCCACGGCTTTAGAGGCCCTGTTGTAAATGCTCAAATACTGACTTATCGCCAATATCTGGGGGGATGGGTTGCACCAGTTTACGCAGGACAAAAATCACAAATAAAGCCGCCCAACTCCCCAGTAAGGTGCGTTCCATGCCCAAGGGTAACACCCCCACTAGATGCCCTAATAGTAAGAGGGGAACAAGGGGGGTGAGGATTTTGGTTTCTAAACGATTAAAACAAAAGGCTTCTTTGAAATAAATCCCTGTGAGGGCGGCAAAGGTAAAACCAACGCCCAACACACTGGCCGGGGTGTAGTAGAGAGTTAAGGCAAAGGGGGCAGAATCGGCGTAGGCGAAAATGAGAGAAGCAACGGTGCCGATAATCCAGAAGAGTTTGAGGAGACGGTGAAGGGGGGCGAGGTAGATGTGAATTTTAAGCAGACTCAGGCCTAAACCCAGGGAAAAGAGGGTATAGAAGACACTGAGGAAGGGCAAGAGATCCGGGGTTGCCCCTAGGAATAATAATAAGGTGGTGGCGAGAAAAAAGCTGAGTCCGGCAAGGGCTAAACCAGCGCGATAGAGTTTCACGTCTCGCCGATCTTCGCTATTAATGGTAAACGGACCAAACTTGCCGTCATAAACTGGGAGGTTAGAGGTTGAAGTTGTAGTAGTCATAAAGCAGAAATCTAAATCGTGAGGTTTGGGAATCCCCACCGTTTTAAGGTGAGGAAGATGTCAAAGCAAGATGAATATTGAGAGTGGAACACTAGATTAATTATTGCCTAATCCCCAATAATCTAAACGTTCTTGTAGCCAACCGGAACGATGCCAGCGCGTGAGGGCATTGTTTACGGCAATATAGAGATCACTGTGTTGTAGACCTTTGGGAAGGGCTACGGCTAAGGGTTCACCGGAGAGACGCACCCCTAGAATATGGTACTGGGGATGTTCTTGTACCCAACCCGTAAGGATAGTGCGATCGCCCCCAAAGGCATCCACTTCCCCCAACTCCAGCAGCTGCAAGGCTTCCACATAAGACGACACCCCCACTAATTCCACCGGATGGAGAACATGACGCACCACGGCGATGGTACTCGACTGTTCTAATACGGCGATTTTTGCCCCCACTAAGTCTCCCAAGCGTTGAATCCGGGGGTTGCGGGTGATAAAAGTTGTACCATCGAGATAGTAATGACGGCTAAAATTAACCAAGCGGGAACGGGAGGGAGTCGCCGTGAGTCGGGCAATGGTGAGATCCACCTCTCCTGCTAATAACAGGGGTAGGCGATCGCGATTATTCACCGCCTTAAACACCACCGCCTCCCGACTCCCTAATAATTCTTGGGCTAACTGACGAGCCAGATCAATCTCTAAGCCCTGTAATTCCCCATTTTCATCACGAAACGCCAAAGGGCGGACATTTTCATTCACCCCCACCACCAGCCGCCCCCGTTGGCGAATTTCCCCCAATCCCGCCGCCCCGACAGGATAGGGAATCAGTACCGGAGACGTGAGCAGGGCAATCACCCCCCCCCAAGCCATAAAATGCTGTTGCCACTGTTTACCCATAAACCCTTCATGAAGAAAAGCGCCATTCGGGAGATGCTCACCCCAACCACTTATGAACGCCATCTGTATTGGATGCGTCGCGCTCTGATCTTAGCGCAGGAAGCGGGATCTGCCGGGGAGATTCCCGTCGGAGCCGTGATTGTCAACACTCAAGGAGACTGTCTAGCCCAAGCGGGGAATCGCAAAGAACGGAATCAAGATCCCACCGCCCACGCAGAAATTTTAGCCCTCCGCCAAGCCAGCGCCACCTTGCAGGATTGGCGTTTATCCGACTGTACCCTCTATGTCACCCTAGAACCCTGCATCATGTGTACTGGGGCAATTATTCTCGCCCGACTGGGGTTATTAGTCTATGGAGTAGACGATCCGAAAACTGGCACAGTGCGCACGGTGCTTAACTTACCCGACAGTCTGGCCTCTAATCATCGGTTACAAGTTCTAGGAGGCATTCTAGCCCAAGACTGTCGCCAACTGTTACAGGATTGGTTTCAGGAACGGAGGGAACGGGGGAGGGGAGAGGGGGAGAGGGGGAGAGGGGGAGAGGGGGGGAATTAAGACCTATTACCTATTCCCGATTCCCTAGGGCGCAAGCATTGCGCCCCTACACCGACTCCCGACTCCCGACTCCCGATTCCCGACTCCCGACTCCCGACTCCCGACTCCCGACTCCCGACTCCCGACTCCCGACTCCCGACTCCCGATTCCCGACTCCCGACTCCCGACTCCCGACTCCCGACTCCGTGCCACTGTAAGAACTGGCCTCCTGTGGGAGGTGAAACCCTTCAAGGCTTTTTATGCTGAAAGTGTAGTGAACAAAACCCCCAAGCAGGTTGATATGATGCACGTTCTCACTCCCTTCGCCGTTCCCTTCCCCTACCCATTCAGCAAAACCGAAAAGCCCCACTCTCGGGTTTCCCCTTGGTTATCTCGTCTAGCCTATGCTCTCGGTCAATCCCTCGTTTTACCCACCCACTTTGACCAAATCACCGTCACCGGACAAGAAAACCTACCCCGCACTGGTCCGGTTTTATTAGCCCCCACCCATCGTTCTCGCTGGGATGCCATCATGGTGGCCTATGCCACAGGTCGCCCTGTCACCGGGCGGAATATGCGCTTTATGGTGTCCATTAACGAGATGAAAGGACTCCAAGGCTGGGTAGTGGGTCGTTTAGGGGGCTTTCCCGTCAATCCCCTCCAGTTGCGCATTGAAACCATCCAGCACAGTGTAGAGTTGCTCTGTGAACAAGAAATGCTGGTGATTTTCCCAGAAGGCAATATTTACCGTCAACGCCATGTACAACCCATTAAACGAGGGGTGGCGACCATTGCCTTACAAGCTCAATCTAAAATGACCGAACAAACCCAAGGGGTGCAAGTGATCCCGATAGATATTGCCTATTCTGACTTATCGGCTCAATGGGGCTGTCAGGTGAAGGTAAAAATTGGTCAACCGTTGAATACTCTCGATTATCAAAACTACAGCCCGAAACAGGCCTCTCGTGAACTGACGGCCGATTTACAAGCGGCCTTAGAAGCTTTAGCAGATACACCCAAGGGGGTCAAGGGCGATCGCATTTCTAGCCCAGAACAAGAACCTGTCCTCGTTTAAAGTAGAATAGGGGCAGGAATTAGCAATCCTCGTGATTAATAATTCCGTACTTCCAGAAAAAACCCCTAAAAACACCCTAATTACCCAGAGTTGAGATGCGCATACTAGCCCTTGTCCCTGGCGGAATTGGCGATCAGATTCTCTTTTTCCCAACCCTAGCGACACTGAAGCAAACCTACCCCCAAGCCCAGATCGATGTATTGGTAGAACCCCGGTCTAAAGGGGCTTACCGAGTCTGTCCGTCTGTGAGTGAAGTCTTAGTCTTTGACTACAAAGATCGCAACGGCTTGGCCGATTATCTCAATTTATTGGGGATGATCCGCGATCGCGAATATGATATAGCCCTCACCCTTGGACAGCGTTGGGCCGTTGGTCTACTCCTATGGTTAAACGGCATTACTACCCGAGTAGGCTATGAGTCGCAAAAGTCCTGTTTACTCACGGATACAGTTCCCCTCAAAACCGAACAGTATGCCGCCGAAATGTACCATGATTTGGTGTTAGGTCTAGGGATTCAAACCCCTTGCCCAACTCCCACGATTGCCGTTCCCAAGTCGGATATTGACTGGGCTGAAGCCACTCAAGACCGCATGGGAATCCGGGAGACAGGCTACATTCTCCTTCACGGAGGCTCTAGCCAACTGGCCGTCACGAAGGGGATTGATAAAATCTATCCGCCCCAACATTGGTCAGCCATTATTGCCGATCTCCAAGCCAAACAGCCCGATGTTCCCATTGTGGTCGTCAAAGGCCCGGAAGATAGCGCCCTAGTGAGTGAACTGCTCGAAAAAGCACCCAGCTTAAAAGTTGTCTCTCCCCCCGATATTGGTAAACTGGCCGCCTTGATTGCCGGGGCGAACTTAATGCTCTGTACAGACAGCGCTCCCATGCACTTGGCGATCGCCGTTGGCACCTATACCATCGCCCTTTTTGGCCCCACCGATGCCAAAAAGCTAGTTCCCCCCAACAGCGAAACCTGTATTCCCATCCAATCCCCCTCTAAGGCGATTGGTGATATTCCTCCTGTCACCGTACTTGAACAAATTTGGCGTGGCTAAAACCGCAGTATTTCTAGATCGTGACGGCGTTCTCAACGTCGAAAAAGGCTATATCCATCACGTCGAGGACTTAGTGCTTATCCCCGGCATCGCCCAATCGGTGCGCCGTCTCAATGACCGGGGGTTCTTTTGTTGTATGGTATCCAATCAAGCCGGCCCCGCCCGGGGATACTACCCCCTCTCCCACGTCGAAGCCCTGCACCAGCGTCTCATTGACCTCCTCGCCCAAGAAGCCGGAGCCCAACTCGACGCTTTATATTATTGCCCCTACCTCAGTCCGCCAGCCGGAGGGAAAACCCCAGACTTCACCCGTTGGAGTACCTGGCGCAAGCCCAACACCGGAATGTTAGTCGCGGCGGCGTGGGAACATGATCTTGACATTAAGCATAGTTTTATGGTAGGGGATAAAGCCACCGATGTAGATCTAGCCCGCAATTGTGGAGCTAAGGGGATTTTAGTCCAAACAGGCTATGGCCAAGAAGTATTAGAGGGCAGCTATCAACACCACGCCAAACCGGATTACATTGCCAAAGACTTAAATCAAGCCGTTGATTGGATTTTAGAACATTGAGCGACTCATTCCTTCTGTGTTAAATTGACCCCAAACTCTAATAAAGTTAACCCCGGTCTAAGATTTTCAGCATGAGTATCAGGATGTGAATCATCATCAGAAAAAAAGGAATAGCTTTGGTATTAGAAACCGGGTTTTTTCTAGGGTTTAGAACACCCAAGAAAAGATGAACGCAACCCGGTTTCTGAGTTAGTGGGGGGAAAGAAACCGGGTTTCAGGGAGGTGATAGCGGGAAAGGAGTTGGTGCAAGAAACCCGGTTTCAGCGATGAGTTCAGAAACCGGGTTTTTGCTAGGATGATTGCAATGATCGCCTTTTGCTCTGAGGTAAAATTGGGGTGGTACCCCTATCCCGTGCATGGTCTGGTGTGGGGGTGGGAATATCTCAGTTTTGGTGTAAACTCTCTATTATTACCTCGGAAAATAACCATGAATATCAGGCAATTAATTGATGAGGAAATTAGCAAACTAGACGAGGATGAGTTAGCACAACTCTATGAAATTGTCAAGAATTTTTCGCGTCCCAAAACCAACAACAGTTTATTTTCCAAGTTAAAGCAGGTCAAAATTGAGGGTCCCGTTGATTTTGCCGCCAATATCGATCTCTATCTTAACGGAGAGAAAAAGATTGATGGGGATTAAAATCTTTGTGGATACATCATTTATCATTGCCTTGGTCAACATCCGAGATCAGGATCATCAACAGGTTATATCTATTGCCAGTGAATATGAGAACCATTTTTGGGTCATCACGGATGCAGTAATTCTTGAGGTTTCCAATGCTTTATCTCGCCGCTATAAATTGGCAGCAATCTAAATTATCGAAAACTTTTTTGAGTCGGACAATGTAGAAGTCGTGCGTTTAACGCCAGAACTGTTTGAGCGGGGATTTTATCTCTATAAAAACCGACGAGATCAAAAATGGGGTTTAGTCGATTGCATCTCATTTATAGCAATGCAGGACAGAAAGATTGATACTGCGTTGACATTTGATCGTCATTTTACTCAAGCTGGATTTAAAACTCTTCCCAATATAAATAATGATCTGACATAATGTTTGATTCTGACTGGATCTAGTATTACCGATTTCAGACCAATTGACGAGTCCCCCGACGGGATATTGTCTGTCGTCGATTCTAGCCCCATGGGGTAAAATTGGGGTGGTATCCCTATCCGGTGCGTGGCCATGGATGAACAACAACTGCAAGCCTATCTCTCCCTGATTCAAGAACTGCTCACCTGTCGCAGTGGGGAGGAACTGGTGGCGAAATTGAGCAACCACCGGGAACTGGTGGATGAGGGATTAGTGCAGGTGATGCGTGCCGTTGCAGAGATGATGGCGCAACAGGGGCGGGGGAATGCAGGCTGGTTGCGGAATTTTGCCGATACAATCGAAGCGGTTAACTATGAGTTGCCTCGGCTAGAAACTAAACTGACAGCAGATGCTCTGTTGCGGCAAGGATTTCAACAGTATCAACAGAGTCAATATTCCCAAGCCTGGGAATCTTTGCAACAGTCTCTCGCCTTGTATGAAGACATCGGGGATAAGGCTAACATCGCTTTATGTTGGGGACAGTTAGGTTGTATTGAGCGCGACCGGGGCAACTGGGAGGAGGCGGAGCGTCTGTATCAGCAATCTTTGGCTTTGAGAACCGAATTGGGCGATCGCTCCGGGATGGCTGATGTTTACAATGTTCTCGCCTTTGTCCATCAACACTTAAACCGAATTCCCGAAGCCCTTGCCGCCTGGAAAGAAGGGTTAACCATTTGTCCCCCCGACCGATTCCCCCTAGAAGCCTTGAAACTCGGTCGCAATTTAGGCGATGCTGCCTTTGAGATTCAAGACTGGGCCACCGCCATCTATGGCTATGAGGCGGCCATTGAAGCCGTCGAAACCCGTTGCACTTTCACCGACTCCTACAGCGAGAAACAACAACGCCGGGAAGCCGCCCTAGACCTCTATCCCCAACTCGTGCAAGCCTGCATCAATGGCGGCGATATCGGGAAAGCCTTAGCCAGCGTCGAACGCAGCAAATCCCGCAACCTGATTGAACTCCTCAGCAACCGCGACCTTTACCCCAAAGGCGACATTCCCCCAGAACTCCTGAAACAACTCGACCGCCTCCGTCGGGAAGTCACCGCCAAACAGCGACTTATCGAAACCCTCGAAACCCCCACCAACCCCGATAATCAGGACATCGGCGGACTGGGACAACGGGGCAGCAGTGCCGCCAGCTTCACCCCGGAAGTCATGAACAGCCTGCGTCAAGAGTACGAACAGGCGCAAAAGGACTTAAGCCAACTCCTGGAAACCATCAACACCTACGACCCCAACTTCAGCCTCACCCAACGAGTCCCACACATCCAATTCTCGAAAATTCAGGAGTTATTGGATAAAGATACCCTGTTGATGGAATGGTATCTCAGCCCCCAAGGAATTTATACCTTTATCGTCAGGGGCGAAACCGGGGAAATTTCCGTGCATCTTTCCCCCCCAGAACACCTGAAGCAATTACAGGAGTTGCGCGAAACCTATCTCCAAACCTATTCCCACTCCTTAGACGACTGGGAAACCCATCTCAACCACTTCCTGCACCGTCTGCGGGATATCCTGGAATTACCCCAACTCCTCCCCCAAATTCCCCCCACCTACCGCCGCCTAATTGTCGTCCCCTATCGGGAGTTGCATTTATTCCCCCTCCACGCCTTACCCCTGGGGGATGACGATGAACCCGAATATCTCGCCGATAGATTCCCCCTGGGAGTCACCTATAGCCCCAGTTGTCAATTCCTGGAAGTCTCCCAACGCCAGCGCAAAACCACCAACCGCCAGCGCTTCTTTGCCATCCAAAATCCCACGGAAGACCTAGACTATGCCGACTTAGAGGTTGAAGCCATTTTAGCCAACTTCTCCCAAAACGCCCGCTATCTCGCCCGCCAGCAAGCCAGCAAAACCAGCCTGAAGGAAGACCCCCACCGCCAAGCCTTCCAAGAGGCGGATTATGTGCATTTTGCCGGACATGGAGCCTTCAATTTCAACAGTCCCCTCCTCTCTCCCCTCGTCTTAGCCGGGGCGAAAGTCTCCGTCAGTGACTCAGAAGGGCGAACCCTCTGCGAGGAAACCACCCCCTCTGAACCCGCCGAGACTCGTTTTCTCCCTTGGCGCAAAGGCACCCAGATTGACTTGAGCAAATGTTACACCCTGGGAGAATTGTTTGAACTGGATTTACCCGCCTGTCGCCTAGTGATTCTCTCCGCTTGTGAAACCGGGTTAACAGACTTTTCCCCAGAATTGGAAGAATATATCAGTTTGGCGGTGGGGTTTCTCTATGCGGGGGCGGCCAATGTGATTTGTAGCCTGTGGGCGGTGAATGATCTTTCGACAGCGATTTTGATGGTCAAACTTTACGAAGAAATGCAGACCCAGCCCTCCGTTGCCTTAGCCTTGAAACAGGCGCAAGAGTGGATGAGACGAGTCACGAAGCAAGAGTTAACCGCGTGGCTGAATCAGTCCGGTTTAGCGGCCTCCCCTCATCCGAAAGCGAAACTGCGAGAGAAATTAAACTTAGGCTTTGAAGATGCCGATTACCGACCCTATAAACATCCTATGCACTGGGGGGCATTTTGTGCCATCGGCGTTTAACCGTAGGTTCGGCATAGGAAAAGCGCAACCCAACACCCCCCCAATCCAACCCCCTGCAATCCCAACACCTCCCCAATCCCAACACCTCCCAATCCAACACCCTCCAATCCCCTGTAGGTTCGGCATAGGAAAAGCGCAACCCAACCTACGAATCATCTATGGTTGGATGTTGGGTTGCACTGTCGCTTCACCCAACCTACGAATCATCTATAGTTAGGGTCTGCTGAATAACACCAGATGCTAGGCTCAACAAGGGAACAGGGAACTCTTAACAGGGAACAGATCATCTAAAACTGGCACGATTGCCTATTCCCGACTCCCGACTCCCGACTCCCGACTCCCGATTCCCCAACTCTCGGACTTATTCAGCAAGCCCTAGTTAGGTGTTGGGTTGCACTTTTCCTATGCCTAACCTACGGATAATCTATAGAAAAATAGTAAGGAAAAAACCATGAAAGATTCTACAGAAACCCTGCTGATGTTTGCCCAACTGCTGGAAACAGAACCCCCCATCCTACAACCAGATATCCTCCCACAAGCCCAACAGTTAGCCGCAAACTTAGAGCAACTCTCAGAAAATGATCAAGAACAAGCCTCTGCTTTAATTGTTGACTGGAT contains the following coding sequences:
- a CDS encoding methyl-accepting chemotaxis protein gives rise to the protein MFGKLRLRQRILLGYFLPIVAFLLTTLWVASSTQTIMLNFNRVSFIADVIDKVHHLELAHLRMSNGTRGYLLEPESSFLDRKIQGRNFFQETVDLLNESQYSVDFAQQYFSGRDFDELVDLRQQYEKVMSLITQQEQKRNEMIAFRQQGNIELANQTFIEHTGEEINQEFQRINNRLHEMYQRMVLEEQQVVQQALGTLFTGFVFLAIIIGGGAGIALWWIATQLTRTIYRAARQILASTGEIATTLEQQASTASTQAASVNETTTTMDELTNSAQTSAAQAKAATHAAQEALALTEQGNQAVIATLANMQHLQGKVQAIAQQIKRLSEQNQQIGTIAQLVSNLSYQTNMLALNASVEAVRAGEYGKGFSVVATEIRKLADSSKQSAEQIHRLVGDIQGAIHSTVTATEEGTNTAESGIERVEETAKVFVGVQKAVSHVVESNQQIALNIQQQVRAVQQVFEAMSLLNRSSQDTAKGIEQTHGEMSQLNEAATALEALL
- a CDS encoding lysophospholipid acyltransferase family protein gives rise to the protein MMHVLTPFAVPFPYPFSKTEKPHSRVSPWLSRLAYALGQSLVLPTHFDQITVTGQENLPRTGPVLLAPTHRSRWDAIMVAYATGRPVTGRNMRFMVSINEMKGLQGWVVGRLGGFPVNPLQLRIETIQHSVELLCEQEMLVIFPEGNIYRQRHVQPIKRGVATIALQAQSKMTEQTQGVQVIPIDIAYSDLSAQWGCQVKVKIGQPLNTLDYQNYSPKQASRELTADLQAALEALADTPKGVKGDRISSPEQEPVLV
- a CDS encoding DUF2301 domain-containing membrane protein; this translates as MTTTTSTSNLPVYDGKFGPFTINSEDRRDVKLYRAGLALAGLSFFLATTLLLFLGATPDLLPFLSVFYTLFSLGLGLSLLKIHIYLAPLHRLLKLFWIIGTVASLIFAYADSAPFALTLYYTPASVLGVGFTFAALTGIYFKEAFCFNRLETKILTPLVPLLLLGHLVGVLPLGMERTLLGSWAALFVIFVLRKLVQPIPPDIGDKSVFEHLQQGL
- a CDS encoding transporter substrate-binding domain-containing protein, which produces MGKQWQQHFMAWGGVIALLTSPVLIPYPVGAAGLGEIRQRGRLVVGVNENVRPLAFRDENGELQGLEIDLARQLAQELLGSREAVVFKAVNNRDRLPLLLAGEVDLTIARLTATPSRSRLVNFSRHYYLDGTTFITRNPRIQRLGDLVGAKIAVLEQSSTIAVVRHVLHPVELVGVSSYVEALQLLELGEVDAFGGDRTILTGWVQEHPQYHILGVRLSGEPLAVALPKGLQHSDLYIAVNNALTRWHRSGWLQERLDYWGLGNN
- a CDS encoding D-glycero-alpha-D-manno-heptose-1,7-bisphosphate 7-phosphatase; the protein is MAKTAVFLDRDGVLNVEKGYIHHVEDLVLIPGIAQSVRRLNDRGFFCCMVSNQAGPARGYYPLSHVEALHQRLIDLLAQEAGAQLDALYYCPYLSPPAGGKTPDFTRWSTWRKPNTGMLVAAAWEHDLDIKHSFMVGDKATDVDLARNCGAKGILVQTGYGQEVLEGSYQHHAKPDYIAKDLNQAVDWILEH
- a CDS encoding glycosyltransferase family 9 protein encodes the protein MRILALVPGGIGDQILFFPTLATLKQTYPQAQIDVLVEPRSKGAYRVCPSVSEVLVFDYKDRNGLADYLNLLGMIRDREYDIALTLGQRWAVGLLLWLNGITTRVGYESQKSCLLTDTVPLKTEQYAAEMYHDLVLGLGIQTPCPTPTIAVPKSDIDWAEATQDRMGIRETGYILLHGGSSQLAVTKGIDKIYPPQHWSAIIADLQAKQPDVPIVVVKGPEDSALVSELLEKAPSLKVVSPPDIGKLAALIAGANLMLCTDSAPMHLAIAVGTYTIALFGPTDAKKLVPPNSETCIPIQSPSKAIGDIPPVTVLEQIWRG
- a CDS encoding CHAT domain-containing protein, which translates into the protein MDEQQLQAYLSLIQELLTCRSGEELVAKLSNHRELVDEGLVQVMRAVAEMMAQQGRGNAGWLRNFADTIEAVNYELPRLETKLTADALLRQGFQQYQQSQYSQAWESLQQSLALYEDIGDKANIALCWGQLGCIERDRGNWEEAERLYQQSLALRTELGDRSGMADVYNVLAFVHQHLNRIPEALAAWKEGLTICPPDRFPLEALKLGRNLGDAAFEIQDWATAIYGYEAAIEAVETRCTFTDSYSEKQQRREAALDLYPQLVQACINGGDIGKALASVERSKSRNLIELLSNRDLYPKGDIPPELLKQLDRLRREVTAKQRLIETLETPTNPDNQDIGGLGQRGSSAASFTPEVMNSLRQEYEQAQKDLSQLLETINTYDPNFSLTQRVPHIQFSKIQELLDKDTLLMEWYLSPQGIYTFIVRGETGEISVHLSPPEHLKQLQELRETYLQTYSHSLDDWETHLNHFLHRLRDILELPQLLPQIPPTYRRLIVVPYRELHLFPLHALPLGDDDEPEYLADRFPLGVTYSPSCQFLEVSQRQRKTTNRQRFFAIQNPTEDLDYADLEVEAILANFSQNARYLARQQASKTSLKEDPHRQAFQEADYVHFAGHGAFNFNSPLLSPLVLAGAKVSVSDSEGRTLCEETTPSEPAETRFLPWRKGTQIDLSKCYTLGELFELDLPACRLVILSACETGLTDFSPELEEYISLAVGFLYAGAANVICSLWAVNDLSTAILMVKLYEEMQTQPSVALALKQAQEWMRRVTKQELTAWLNQSGLAASPHPKAKLREKLNLGFEDADYRPYKHPMHWGAFCAIGV
- the tadA gene encoding tRNA adenosine(34) deaminase TadA, with the translated sequence MLTPTTYERHLYWMRRALILAQEAGSAGEIPVGAVIVNTQGDCLAQAGNRKERNQDPTAHAEILALRQASATLQDWRLSDCTLYVTLEPCIMCTGAIILARLGLLVYGVDDPKTGTVRTVLNLPDSLASNHRLQVLGGILAQDCRQLLQDWFQERRERGRGEGERGRGGEGGN
- a CDS encoding PIN domain-containing protein, with amino-acid sequence MGIKIFVDTSFIIALVNIRDQDHQQVISIASEYENHFWVITDAVILEVSNALSRRYKLAAI